A genomic stretch from Pithys albifrons albifrons isolate INPA30051 chromosome 28, PitAlb_v1, whole genome shotgun sequence includes:
- the SLC26A9 gene encoding solute carrier family 26 member 9 gives MLSHARPRYAVERPAYSVSLFDEEFEKKTRTYPLGEKLRSLFRCSASRFKLTLFRLFPILVWLPKYKIKDYILPDVLGGLSAGTIQVPQGMAFALLANLPPVNGLYSSFFPLLPYLFLGGIHQMVPGTFAVVSIIVGNICNDLAPESDFQYFNHTTNETSVNTTALEAARLEISATLACLTAIIQLCLGFVQFGFVAIYLSESFIRGFMTAAGLQILISVLKYVFGLTVPSYTGPLAIVYTFIDICKGLPKTNLASLVYALVSAVLLIIVKELNLKYMKKIRMPIPMEIIIVIVATAISGSFNMPEKYGMPIVGKISMGFPEPTLPLVSKWKDMIGTAFSLAIVGYVINLAMGRTLAAKHGYDVDPNQEMLALGCSNFFGSFFKIHVICCALSVTLAVDGAGAKSQVASFFVALVVMVTMLSLGIYLEPLPKSVLGALIAVNLKNSLKQLADPFYLWKKSKLDCLVWLVSFLSAFFLSLPYGVAVGVGFSVLVVVFHTQFRNGSALGQVTSTDIYKNPKAYNKVHEVNGIKIVTYCSPLYFANSEIFREKIIAKTGVDPGKVYLARKKHLKRQEKGPAQPPTKLPKFLLKQNKTLSLQELQKDFESTSPTDTNNNQTTANGASISYVTFHPPANGAGQVHGPRALGSTTSLQGSTFSVMPRADVDPVVTAPPYISFHTIILDMSGVCFVDLMGTKALSKLCSSYQKIGIKVFLANVHAQVYNDISTGGVFEEGGLDRSHIFLTIHDAVLFALANIKEVVHPPILEERPNQTELSIYDESVDENSAEFKNLEEEMFGSMFHSETQTAL, from the exons atgctgagccACGCCAGGCCCCGCTATGCCGTCGAACGTCCCGCGTACTCCGTCAGCCTCTTCGACGAGGAGTTCGAGAAGAAAACCAGAACTTACCCCCTTGGGGAGAAACTCAGAAGCCTTTTCAG ATGCTCAGCTTCCAGATTCAAGCTCACCCTCTTTCGCCTGTTCCCAATACTTGTGTGGCTTCCCAAGTATAAAATTAAGGATTATATTTTGCCTGATGTCCTCGGTGggctcagtgcagggacaatCCAAGTGCCTCAAG GGATGGCCTTTGCTCTCCTGGCCAATCTGCCTCCTGTCAATGGGCTCtactcctccttcttccccctgcTGCCATACCTCTTCCTCGGGGGTATCCATCAGATGGTCCCAG GTACCTTTGCTGTCGTCAGCATTATTGTTGGCAACATCTGCAATGACTTGGCTCCAGAGTCAGACTTCCAGTACTTCAACCACACTACCAACGAGACCAGTGTGAacaccacagccctggaggcagccaggctggagatCTCTGCCACCTTAGCCTGCCTGACAGCCATCATACAG CTGTGCCTAGGCTTCGTGCAGTTCGGCTTTGTTGCCATCTACCTGTCCGAGTCGTTCATCAGGGGCTTCATGACGGCGGCGGGGCTGCAGATCCTCATCTCCGTGCTCAAGTACGTCTTCGGCCTGACGGTGCCATCCTACACCGGGCCCTTAGCTATCGTCTAT ACATTCATTGACATTTGTAAAGGTCTGCCCAAAACCAACCTGGCCTCCCTGGTCTATGCCTTGGTCAGTGCTGTGCTCCTGATCATTGTCAAGGAGCTCAACCTGAAGTACATGAAGAAGATCCGGATGCCCATCCCCATGGAGATCATCATC GTGATAGTTGCAACTGCAATCTCTGGCAGCTTCAACATGCCTGAGAAGTATGGCATGCCAATAGTTGGGAAGATCAGCATGGG GTTcccagagcccaccctgcccctggTGAGCAAGTGGAAGGACATGATTGGCACTGCCTTCTCTCTCGCCATCGTGGGCTACGTGATCAACTTGGCCATGGGCAGGACACTGGCAGCCAAGCATGGCTATGACGTGGACCCCAACCAG GAAATGTtggccctgggctgcagcaacTTCTTTGGATCCTTCTTCAAAATCCACGTGATCTGCTGTGCTCTCTCTGTCACTCTTGCTGTGGATGGGGCAGGAGCAAAATCCCAA gTGGCAAGTTTCTTTGTGGCCTTGGTGGTTATGGTGACCATGTTGTCCCTGGGCATCTACCTGGAACCTCTTCCAAAG tctgtcctgggagccctcaTTGCAGTGAACCTGAAAAACTCCCTCAAGCAGCTGGCTGATCCCTTCTACCTGTGGAAGAAGAGCAAGCTGGACTGT ctggtGTGGCTGGTGAGCTTCCTCTCCGCCTTCTTCCTGAGCCTTCCCTACGGAGTCGCGGTGGGCGTGGGATTTTCCGTGCTGGTCGTGGTTTTCCATACCCAGTT CCGGAACGGCTCTGCCCTGGGCCAAGTGACTTCCACTGACATCTACAAGAACCCCAAAGCCTACAACAAG GTACATGAGGTTAATGGGATTAAAATTGTGACCTACTGCTCGCCGCTGTATTTTGCCAACTCTGAGATATTCCGTGAGAAGATCATAGCCAAG ACTGGGGTGGACCCTGGGAAAGTGTACTTGGCCAGGAAGAAGCACCTGAAACGGCAGGAGAAggggccagcacagccaccaaCAAAGCTCCCGAAATTCCTCTTGAAGCAGAACAAG aCCTTGTCTTTGCAAGAGCTCCAGAAGGACTTTGAAAGCACCTCTCCAACAGATACCAATAACAACCAGACGACTGCCAACGGTGCCAGCATCTCCTACGTCACCTTCCATCCTCCTGCCAACGGTGCTGGGCAAGTGCACGGCCCCAGGGCGCTGGGCAGCACCACAAGCCTGCAGGGAAGCACTTTCAGTGTCATGCCCAGGGCCGATGTTGACCCTGTGGTGACAGCACCGCCCTACATCAGCTTTCACACCATCATCCTGGACATGAGTGGGGTGTGTTTTGTCGACCTCATGGGCACAAAAGCTCTGAGCAAG TTGTGTTCCAGTTACCAGAAGATTGGGATTAAAGTGTTCTTGGCAAATGTGCATG cccAGGTGTACAATGACATCAGCACAGGGGGAGTCTTCGAGGAAGGAGGTCTGGACCGAAGTCACATTTTCTTGACCATCCACGATGCTGTTTTGTTTGCACTGGCAAATATCAAAGAAGTTGTCCACCCACCCATCTTGGAAGAG